In Hevea brasiliensis isolate MT/VB/25A 57/8 chromosome 13, ASM3005281v1, whole genome shotgun sequence, a single genomic region encodes these proteins:
- the LOC110666762 gene encoding DNA-directed RNA polymerase 1B, mitochondrial isoform X2, with translation MEEISIHNQKMEIQFRPQQKKTIAGMGIGKYNMLKKRQIKMETEAWEEAAKEYQELLMDMCEQKLAPNLPYVKSLFLGWFEPLKDAIAADQELCKQKSGKFSHGPYFDALPADIMAVITMHKMMGLLMTCNGGNGSVRVVQAACAVGEAIEHEARIHRFLEKTKKKKKRTEEKEPKGESDPVTAEEEKLAKEQEKLRRKVTELMKKQKVHQVRGLVKEHDDSKPWGQEAHVKVGCRLIQLLIETAYIQPPIDQLGDGLPDIRPAFMHTLKNIMKDAQKTSRRYGFIECDPLVRKGLEKSARHMVIPYMPMLVPPLNWTGYDQGAYLFLPSYFMRTHGARQQREAIKRTPRKQLEPVFEALDTLGNAKWRINKKVLTVVDRIWANGGALAGLIDCEDVPLPEEPDTEDDAEIRKWKWKVRSAKKENSERHSQRCDIELKLSVARKMKDEEGFYYPHNLDFRGRAYPMHPYLNHLGSDLCRGILEFAEGRPLGKFGLRWLKIHLANVCAGGVDKLSNEGRIAFTENHLDDIFDSADRPLEGRRWWLAAEDPFQCLATCVNLSEALRSSSPETTISHMPVHQDGSCNGLQHYAALGRDKLGAAAVNLVGGEKPADVYSGIAARVLDIMRKDAEKDPATNPNALHAKLLINQVDRKLVKQTVMTSVYGVTYIGARDQIKRRLKERGSIVDDSALYAASCYAAKTTLMALEEMFEGARSIMAWLGECAKVIASNNQPVRWTTPLGLPVVQPYRQLGRHLIKTSLQMLALQRETDKVMVKRQRTAFPPNFVHSLDGSHMMMTAVACKQSGLNFAGVHDSYWTHACDVDEMNRILREKFVELYEAPILENLLEGFQKSFPKLKFPDLPERGDFDLRGVLESPYFFN, from the exons CCAGAAAATGGAGATACAATTTAGGCCCCAGCAAAAGAAGACAATAGCAGGTATGGGTATAGGAAAGTACAATATGCTTAAAAAGAGGCAAATAAAGATGGAGACAGAGGCCTGGGAGGAGGCAGCTAAAGAGTATCAGGAATTGTTAATGGACATGTGTGAGCAGAAGCTGGCACCCAATTTGCCCTATGTAAAGTCTTTGTTTCTCGGTTGGTTTGAACCTTTGAAGGATGCAATTGCGGCAGATCAGGAGTTGTGTAAGCAGAAGAGCGGTAAGTTTTCTCACGGACCGTATTTTGACGCATTGCCTGCGGATATTATGGCGGTTATTACTATGCATAAGATGATGGGATTGTTGATGACTTGTAATGGAGGGAATGGGAGCGTTAGGGTGGTTCAAGCTGCCTGTGCAGTAGGTGAAGCAATTGAGCATGAG GCAAGGATACACAGGTTCTTAGAGAAgacaaagaaaaagaagaagagaacagAAGAAAAGGAACCTAAAGGTGAATCAGATCCTGTGACTGCTGAAGAAGAGAAACTTGCTAAAGAACAGGAGAAACTGAGGAGAAAAGTCACTGAACTGATGAAAAAGCAAAAGGTTCACCAAGTGAGGGGATTAGTGAAGGAGCATGATGACTCAAAGCCCTGGGGTCAAGAAGCACATGTTAAG GTTGGCTGCCGCTTGATTCAATTGTTAATTGAAACAGCCTATATACAACCTCCAATCGATCAATTGGGAGATGGTCTACCTGATATTCGCCCTGCATTTATGCATACGCTTAAAAATATCATGAAAGATGCACA gAAAACCAGCAGGAGATATGGTTTTATTGAGTGCGATCCACTTGTTCGTAAAGGCCTTGAGAAATCT GCTAGGCATATGGTCATTCCTTACATGCCAATGTTGGTGCCTCCTTTAAACTGGACAGG GTATGACCAGGGCGCATACTTATTTTTGCCATCCTATTTTATGCGAACCCATGGAGCAAGACAACAACGTGAAGCAATTAAAAGGACTCCAAGGAAACAATTAGAGCCTGTTTTTGAG GCCCTGGATACACTAGGAAATGCCAAATGGAGAATAAATAAGAAGGTGCTTACAGTAGTTGACAGAATATGGGCTAATGGGGGCGCTCTTGCTGGTTTGATTGACTGTGAAGAT GTCCCTCTGCCTGAGGAACCAGATACAGAAGATGATGCTGAAATTCGAAAATGGAAGTGGAAAGTGAGAAGtgcaaaaaaagaaaatagtGAGAGACATTCACAGCGGTGTGATATAGAACTTAAACTTTCT GTTGCTCGGAAGATGAAGGATGAGGAAGGCTTCTACTACCCTCACAACCTTGATTTTCGTGGTCGTGCTTACCCCATGCATCCATATTTGAATCATCTTGGCTCTGATCTGTGTCGGGGCATTCTGGAGTTTGCAGAGGGGCGACCTCTTGGGAAGTTTGGCTTACGCTGGCTGAAAATACATTTGGCTAATGTATGTGCTGGTGGTGTAGACAAATTATCCAATGAGGGGAGGATAGCATTTACTGAGAATCATCTGGATGATATTTTTGATTCTGCAGACCGACCTCTTGAAGGAAGGCGGTGGTGGTTGGCTGCAGAGGATCCTTTTCAATGCTTGGCAACATGTGTTAATCTCTCTGAAGCATTGAGAAGCTCCTCCCCAGAAACTACTATTTCACATATGCCAGTCCATCAG GATGGTTCCTGCAATGGTTTGCAGCACTATGCTGCCCTTGGAAGGGACAAG tTGGGAGCAGCTGCAGTTAATCTTGTTGGGGGAGAGAAACCTGCAGATGTGTATTCAGGAATTGCTGCCAG GGTTCTTGATATAATGAGGAAAGATGCCGAAAAAGATCCAGCAACTAATCCAAATGCTTTGCATGCTAAGCTTTTAATCAATCAG GTGGACAGGAAATTGGTCAAGCAGACAGTTATGACATCAGTGTATGGTGTCACATATATTGGTGCCCGTGACCAAATCAAAAGGAGGCTAAAAGAACGTGGTTCTATTGTAGATGATTCAGCTTTGTATGCTGCATCTTGCTATGCAGCAAAG ACCACCTTGATGGCTTTGGAAGAGATGTTTGAAGGTGCTAGAAGTATCATGGCCTGGCTTGGTGAATGTGCAAAG GTAATAGCTTCAAACAATCAACCTGTTCGATGGACCACTCCTCTTGGACTTCCTGTTGTACAACCGTATAGACAGTTGGGAAGGCATCTT ATTAAAACTTCCCTGCAGATGTTGGCATTGCAAAGAGAAACAGACAAG GTGATGGTTAAGCGGCAAAGAACAGCTTTTCCCCCTAACTTTGTTCACTCCCTTGATGGTTCTCACATGATGATGACTGCTGTTGCCTGCAAACAGTCAGGTTTAAACTTTGCAG GGGTCCATGATTCATACTGGACACATGCTTGTGATGTTGATGAAATGAACCGGATACTTCGAGAAAAGTTTGTTGAACTCTACGAGGCACCAATATTAGAGAAT TTGTTGGAGGGCTTCCAAAAGTCATTCCCAAAGTTGAAATTTCCTGACTTACCAGAGCGTGGAGACTTTGATCTGAGAGGTGTCCTGGAGTCTCCCTATTTCTTCAACTAG
- the LOC110660732 gene encoding amino acid transporter AVT6A: MKIDKKKIRKTPPTNEPITQESPLLPKRREGRQEIQNEASFVGAVFNLSTTIIGAGIMALPATMKVLGLGLGILMIVLIAVLTERSVEILLRYSKAGKVDSYGGVMGDAFGNGGRRLLQIFVLLSNVGILIVYMIIIGDVLSGTTSSGVYHTGILEEWFGIHWWNGRTFVLLFMTLAVFAPLACFKRIDSLRYTSALAIALAVVFLIVTAGVTVFKLVNGSVAMPRLLPNVTDITSFWNLFTVVPIFVTAFICHFNVHTIENELEDSSMIQPVVWTSLALCSTVYMMTSFFGFLLFGNSTLDDVLANFDTNLGVPYSYVLNDVVRISYALHLMLVFPVVFYPLRQNLDGLLFPLARPLVSDNCRFTLLSIALISLIFLGANFVPNIWVAFQFIGATSAVCIGFIFPAAIALRDPHLIASKKDKVVSVFLIFLAFFSSLVAIYSDAYALFRKNPSPRA; this comes from the exons ATGAAGATTGATAAGAAAAAGATTAGGAAAACTCCACCGACCAATGAACCCATCACCCAGGAATCACCATTACTCCCCAAAAGAAGAGAAGGCAGGCAAGAAATCCAAAATGAAGCTTCTTTTGTTGGTGCAGTGTTTAATCTTTCGACGACTATTATTGGTGCTGGTATCATGGCATTACCTGCCACCATGAAGGTACTGGGACTTGGCCTTGGAATTCTTATGATTGTGTTGATTGCAGTCCTCACAGAGCGTTCTGTGGAGATTTTGTTGAGGTATAGCAAGGCTGGGAAAGTGGACTCTTATGGCGGGGTAATGGGGGATGCTTTTGggaatggagggagaaggctgcttCAGATTTTTGTGCTGCTCAGCAATGTTGGGATCCTCATAGTATACATGATTATAATTG GTGATGTATTGTCTGGGACAACTTCAAGTGGAGTTTACCATACTGGTATATTGGAAGAATGGTTTGGAATCCATTGGTGGAATGGCCGTACCTTTGTTCTTCTTTTTATGACCCTCGCTGTGTTTGCTCCATTGGCATGCTTCAAGCGGATAG ATTCATTGAGATACACATCTGCCTTAGCAATTGCACTAGCAGTGGTTTTTCTCATTGTTACTGCTGGAGTCACAGTGTTCAAATTGGTCAATGGAAGTGTTGCCATGCCTAGGTTGCTTCCTAATGTCACAGATATCACATCATTCTGGAATCTCTTCACCGTCGTCCCCATTTTTGTGACAGCATTTATCTGTCATTTCAATG TTCATACAATTGAAAATGAGCTGGAAGACTCTTCTATGATACAGCCAGTCGTGTGGACTTCACTAGCTCTATGCTCTACTGTCTACATGATGACAAGCTTCTTTGGGTTCCTTCTATTTGGCAACTCAACTCTAGATGATGTTTTGGCCAACTTCGACACCAACCTTGGTGTCCCTTACAGCTATGTGCTCAATGATGTTGTTCGCATCAGCTATGCTCTCCACCTCATGCTTGTTTTCCCAGTCGTGTTTTATCCATTGCGCCAGAATCTGGATGGCCTTCTTTTTCCCTTGGCCAGGCCTTTGGTTTCAGATAACTGTAGGTTTACATTGCTCAGCATAGCTCTCATTTCTCTCATCTTCTTGGGTGCAAATTTTGTACCCAACATCTGGGTTGCTTTCCAATTCATTGGAGCAACTTCAGCAGTTTGCATTGGATTTATCTTCCCAGCTGCCATTGCCCTGAG GGATCCCCATTTGATAGCATCAAAGAAGGATAAGGTCGTGTCTGTGTTCCTGATTTTTCTTGCTTTTTTCTCAAGCTTGGTGGCCATTTACAGTGATGCCTATGCCCTCTTCAGAAAGAATCCGTCTCCACGCGCATGA
- the LOC110666767 gene encoding putative U-box domain-containing protein 42, producing the protein MSLNEDQTSMASVAESLLTSISQITKSVACIEVVQETFAEIGCYFYRASSSVMELQTSENTPENAMDILQSLSSSINVAKDLINKCQKAYSSKSDSDKMPKSTIQQLERLINRMGQCLSLIPSSTFQNKKYAEVAVRSLSNEMQHAQFEVGQSQELQTKELEQKKSFSEEEQNDHEETVQTESDLYPINIEVSTDTSQVLNVPYLIEFLKNKSLGSQSILDYRSRSSSTLPQIVEYVETVYENFYCPLTKQIMDDPVIIESGVTYERNEIVKWFEEFENSEEIFCPITGQKLLRTVLRPNIAFKTMIEEWKERNDEAKIKVACAALSLASSASMVFEAIRDLQGICARKQYNKVQVCNAGILPLLVKFLEYKDRDVRCAVLELLQQLAEDDDDGKEMIAKMVDISTVIKMLSSGHQPIRQAALLLLHELSRSESLCKKIGSVPGGILMLIRIKYNRSVDAFSAEKADETLRNLEKAQENIKHMAENGLLEPLLNHLAAGCEEIQMEMASYLGEITLGNDSKTCVAERASPTLTQMVHMGNTLSRSAAFKALAQISAYSPNAKILAKSGIIQIMAEEMFTRRISDENMNSKNEAAAILANIFETGIEFQNLQVNTDGHKLTSDYVLYNIIRMLKNSTTDELNINLIRILLSLIKDPNSISIIVPMVKETEASYTLIEFINNPHEELGVAAVKLLIELSPHMGHTLVERLCTTKGQPENLLLGHTTPITERQAVSAKFLAKLPHQNVTLNLALLRKNTVPTILQTINQIQITGTRASRYASAYLEGLVAILVRFTTTLYEPAILSLARNYNFTLLFTELLLKTSSDEVQRLSAIGLENLSAESITLSKPPQIKKSKSWKQALPIFLSLGSSNKMKAPVCPVHRGACSSQNTFCLVDAKAVETLLACLDNENAVVVEAALSAICTLLDDKVDVEKSVSMLTEANAVRHILNVVKDHSEEGLWQKSFQFIEIFLMKGRDKSASDISQDKLLLATLISAFHHGNGNTRQMAENILRILNKVPSIPTSNYTL; encoded by the exons ATGTCG CTCAACGAAGATCAGACTTCAATGGCTAGTGTTGCTGAATCCTTGCTGACATCAATTTCACAGATAACAAAATCTGTAGCATGCATAGAAGTAGTGCAAGAAACTTTTGCTGAAATTGGATGCTACTTTTACCGAGCTTCATCATCCGTAATGGAGTTGCAGACAAGTGAGAATACCCCAGAAAATGCAATGGACATCCTACAATCCCTATCCAGTTCCATTAATGTGGCCAAGGATCTCATAAACAAATGCCAAAAAGCCTATAGCTCGAAGTCTGATTCTGACAAAATGCCAAAAAGCACAATACAACAACTGGAGAGGCTGATAAATCGCATGGGGCAATGCTTGAGTTTGATACCTTCATCAACATTTCAGAATAAAAAATATGCAGAAGTAGCAGTCCGTTCTCTTTCAAATGAAATGCAACATGCACAATTTGAAGTCGGCCAAAGTCAAGAGTTGCAGACCAAAGAGCTGGAACAAAAAAAGTCTTTCTCTGAAGAGGAACAAAACGATCATGAAGAAACAGTACAAACAGAATCAGACTTGTACCCCATCAATATTGAAGTTTCCACAGATACTTCTCAGGTCTTGAATGTGCCATACTTGATTGAATTTCTAAAGAACAAAAGCCTTGGCAGCCAAAGTATACTAGATTACAGAAGCAGGTCCTCATCAACATTGCCACAAATAGTAGAGTATGTAGAAACTGTCTATGAGAATTTCTATTGTCCTTTAACAAAGCAGATCATGGATGATCCAGTGATCATAGAAAGTGGGGTGACCTATGAAAGAAATGAGATTGTAAAGTGGTTTGAGGAATTTGAAAACTCAGAGGAAATTTTCTGCCCAATCACAGGGCAGAAGCTGTTGAGGACAGTTTTAAGACCCAATATTGCTTTTAAGACCATGATAGAGGAGTGGAAAGAAAGAAATGATGAAGCCAAAATCAAAGTTGCCTGTGCAGCTTTGTCTCTAGCTAGTTCAGCAAGTATGGTATTTGAAGCAATTAGAGATTTACAAGGAATCTGTGCAAGGAAGCAGTATAACAAGGTTCAAGTCTGTAATGCTGGAATACTGCCATTGCTTGTTAAGTTTCTGGAGTACAAAGACAGAGATGTTAGATGTGCAGTGCTGGAATTATTACAGCAATTAGCAGAGGATGATGATGATGGCAA GGAAATGATTGCTAAAATGGTGGATATTTCAACGGTAATCAAGATGTTGTCAAGCGGTCACCAGCCCATAAGGCAAGCAGCATTGCTGTTATTACATGAGCTATCAAGGTCTGAATCATTATGTAAAAAAATTGGATCGGTTCCTGGGGGGATTCTGATGCTCATCAGAATTAAATACAATCGGTCTGTTGATGCCTTCTCTGCAGAAAAGGCTGATGAAACCTTAAGGAATCTAGAGAAAGCTCAGGAAAATATCAAGCACATGGCAGAAAATGGACTCTTGGAACCCCTTCTAAATCATCTTGCTGCAG GTTGTGAGGAGATACAGATGGAAATGGCAAGCTACCTTGGGGAAATTACTCTTGGAAATGACAGTAAAACCTGTGTTGCTGAGAGGGCTTCTCCAACTCTCACACAAATGGTTCATATGGGAAACACTTTGAGCAGAAGTGCAGCATTTAAAGCTCTAGCACAAATTTCTGCTTATTCTCCAAATGCCAAAATATTAGCCAAATCAGGAATCATACAGATCATGGCTGAAGAGATGTTCACTCGAAGAATTTCTGATGAAAACATGAATTCAAAAAATGAAGCTGCTGCAATTCTTGCAAATATCTTTGAGACTGGGATTGAGTTTCAGAATCTCCAAGTAAACACTGATGGACACAAACTAACTTCAGACTATGTTTTGTACAACATCATCCGCATGCTCAAGAACTCAACTACTGACGAACTCAATATCAACCTCATAAGAATTCTTTTATCCCTGATTAAGGACCCCAATTCTATCAGCATTATTGTCCCTATGGTCAAAGAGACTGAAGCAAGCTACACTTTGATTGAGTTCATCAATAACCCTCATGAAGAGCTTGGAGTTGCAGCAGTCAAGCTACTCATTGAACTCTCACCTCACATGGGGCACACACTTGTTGAGAGACTATGCACGACAAAGGGTCAGCCTGAGAACTTGCTCCTCGGCCATACAACTCCAATCACAGAAAGACAGGCAGTTTCGGCAAAGTTTCTGGCTAAACTACCCCACCAGAATGTAACACTCAATCTGGCTCTTCTCAGAAAGAATACTGTCCCTACAATCCTACAAACAATTAACCAAATTCAGATAACTGGAACAAGAGCGAGCAGGTATGCAAGTGCTTACTTAGAAGGTCTAGTGGCCATTCTAGTCAGATTCACGACAACACTTTATGAACCTGCAATCTTGTCTCTAGCAAGAAACTACAACTTCACATTGTTATTTACAGAGTTGCTACTGAAAACATCAAGTGATGAAGTTCAGAGATTGTCAGCAATTGGTTTGGAAAATCTCTCAGCAGAATCAATTACTTTATCAAAACCACCACAAATAAAGAAATCCAAGTCCTGGAAGCAAGCCTTGCCTATATTCCTTTCTCTCGGTTCTTCAAACAAGATGAAAGCACCTGTCTGTCCAGTCCATAGAGGGGCTTGTTCCTCTCAAAACACGTTCTGTTTGGTTGACGCAAAGGCGGTGGAAACGCTATTAGCATGTTTGGATAATGAAAATGCTGTGGTTGTTGAGGCTGCATTATCAGCTATATGCACTTTATTAGATGATAAAGTGGATGTGGAAAAGAGTGTTAGCATGTTAACTGAAGCGAATGCTGTGCGACATATTTTGAATGTTGTGAAAGATCACAGTGAAGAAGGTTTGTGGCAAAAATCCTTTCAGTTTATTGAGATATTCTTGATGAAAGGTCGGGATAAGTCTGCTTCAGACATATCACAGGATAAATTGTTGCTTGCGACTCTAATCAGTGCATTTCATCATGGGAATGGTAATACAAGGCAGATGGCTGAGAATATCTTGAGGATTTTAAACAAGGTACCCAGTATTCCTACTTCCAACTATACcttgtag